A region from the Candidatus Angelobacter sp. genome encodes:
- a CDS encoding carbohydrate-binding family 9-like protein, with protein RKIYFDNARRLLVRALPLPVIRASHIGKDFKVDSKLSKSVWRTARPVHMECTLKDGVATPEISTSVRALWSDKYLYLGYECPFTRLTVFEPAERKKERYGLWDRDVVEAFIGSDASNLKHYYEFEVSPSGEEIDLELGGTTKGLDWNSGFQSVAKLNRKTGWYNVEIRIPLSALNPVAPAAGSRWRLNLYRHDIAHNVFLAWSPTATNTAHTPEKFGNLEFGE; from the coding sequence CGAAAAATCTACTTCGACAACGCGCGGCGGCTGCTGGTGCGGGCGTTGCCGTTGCCGGTGATCAGGGCGTCGCATATCGGAAAAGACTTCAAAGTGGACAGCAAATTGAGCAAATCGGTCTGGCGGACGGCGCGGCCGGTCCACATGGAATGCACGTTGAAGGACGGTGTCGCCACGCCGGAAATCTCGACCTCGGTGCGCGCATTGTGGTCGGACAAATACCTTTACCTGGGGTACGAATGCCCGTTCACCCGGCTGACCGTGTTCGAACCAGCCGAGCGGAAGAAGGAGCGATACGGACTTTGGGACCGCGACGTGGTCGAGGCATTCATCGGGAGCGACGCATCCAATCTGAAGCATTACTATGAATTCGAGGTGTCACCGAGTGGCGAGGAGATTGATCTGGAACTGGGAGGAACGACGAAAGGCCTGGACTGGAACAGCGGATTTCAGTCGGTTGCGAAGCTGAACCGGAAAACCGGGTGGTACAACGTAGAGATACGCATTCCGCTGAGCGCGCTCAACCCGGTCGCGCCCGCTGCAGGATCGCGTTGGAGGCTGAACCTGTATCGGCATGATATCGCTCACAACGTTTTTCTGGCCTGGAGCCCGACCGCAACCAACACGGCGCATACGCCGGAGAAATTTGGCAACCTGGAGTTCGGGGAGTGA